From Vitis vinifera cultivar Pinot Noir 40024 chromosome 14, ASM3070453v1, a single genomic window includes:
- the LOC100242488 gene encoding cyclin-P3-1 — translation MPLPASPTKKTITMETQQPPEDNHEAARIYAALGLVESRKRAEKPPRALFLIAASLRRSIRKNEKFIQTSTRKTTPTITDFHSSRAPSLTVQQYMERIDKYANCSPSCYVVAFLYINRYLKRVGVRLTSLNVHRLLITAVMLAAKFMDDMFYDNAFYAVIGGLSIKEMNSLEVKLLFDMDFRLHVTVETFRRCCVKLEEEAASGGNHGVNESQAASTISGYTCRSI, via the exons ATGCCCCTCCCAGCTTCTCCCACAAAAAAAACCATCACCATGGAAACCCAACAGCCACCGGAAGACAACCATGAAGCAGCACGAATTTATGCAGCACTGGGCTTGGTTGAATCCAGAAAGAGAGCCGAAAAGCCACCCCGGGCTCTCTTCCTTATAGCGGCATCTCTCCGGAGATCCATCCGAAAGAATGAGAAGTTCATACAGACGTCAACGAGGAAAACCACTCCCACCATCACCGACTTCCACAGCTCCAGAGCCCCTTCCCTCACCGTCCAACAGTACATGGAACGTATCGACAAGTACGCCAACTGCAGCCCCTCCTGTTACGTCGTCGCCTTTCTGTACATAAACCGGTACCTTAAGCGTGTGGGCGTCCGCCTCACTTCCCTCAACGTCCACCGCCTGCTCATCACTGCCGTCATGCTAGCGGCCAAGTTCATGGATGATAT GTTTTACGATAACGCATTCTACGCCGTGATTGGGGGGCTAAGCATAAAAGAAATGAACAGTCTGGAGGTGAAGTTGCTGTTTGATATGGATTTCAGGCTCCATGTGACTGTAGAGACTTTCAGGCGGTGCTGCGTGAAGCTGGAGGAGGAAGCTGCCAGCGGCGGAAATCATGGGGTCAATGAATCACAAGCTGCATCCACCATTTCAGGGTATACTTGCAGGTCCATCTAA